agtctTGTTCTAAGTGGACCTTTAAAGACCCACCAGTGTGCTGTTAATTGCGTCTTAGTGCTGCAGACAGAACTTCACACACTCattcctgtgtgtatgtgtgtgcgtgtgtgcgtgtgtgtgtatggctacaGACGGAGCTGAGCGACAGCATCGCCGCCATGGTGGCCGGGAACGAGCACATCCAGGCCATCATCACGCAGATGGAGAGCACCAGCAGGAGCATCGAGGTCTGGCACCGGGGGAGGAGCCAGGGGACAGTGGGCGGAGCCACCGGCTGCAGCACATTACCAAAAATAGACAACTAAATGAGGTCAAAGGTCGACTTCCCACACGCCTCTTCTGAACAGGACCCCGATAAGCCCCGTAGAAGTGTTCCAATTGTCACGTACATactgcatgaacacacacagataatACACACGCTGCACACAGAGACTCCTCGGCTTGCAAACACAAGTCGGTGCctgaagtctgtttgtaactcagtttgtttgtaactctgaAGTCACTTTCAGCACAAAGTCGCAAACCATGACAGCGCAATTATACCAACGTCCCTTGAATTACTCCCTGATGAGGTTGTGAAAAAGTCTCGCATTAAAGGTATGATAAACAACGGTACTTTCTACGACTTCGGTAATTTTCTGAACGTTGAGCGACATTCAAACTCAAAACTAATTACAATTAATGAAACTGTAAATATGTTCTCTCCACAAACTCGCTGACTCATACATCCAATAAATGTGTTCGACGTCCCTCATCTCGCTCCTCATCACCGACACTCTgcagcagcagacaggagcagtaaacactgtggaagggagttgaacgAAGGCGGTGCCACACTGCTATTCTCCTGTCTGGtcgctctttactgccacctatggGCTCGGAGGGTAAAAACAGCTCCGGTTTACTGCTGCAGACAGATATTTTGAACAATATATTGGATTTACATGTGtgattattattgattttatgcagaactgaactgaaatgagGTAAGTGACGCGctctccccccgcccccccacagGAGAACGGTCAGCACCAGAAGCTGTTGCTGAGCCAGAAGTTTGATGGCCTGTATGCGGCGCTCGAGGAGCGGAAGGCGGAGCTGCTGGCACGAATCTCTGCGGAGCAGGACTCGAGGACGGCGCAGGTGCGAGAGCTTGTCCAGAGCTACCGGCAGCGGCTGGAGAGCAACTCGGCCCTCGTGCAGAACGCCATCTCCTCCATGGACGAGCCGGGCGAGGCCAACTTCCTGCTGGTGAGCGCCACGGGGGCAGCCGCTTACAGTGACTTGCACTGGCGATGATGTCATTGTGATGTCATCAGTTTGACTCCTCCGCTTCCTCTCTCCTCCGTCTCTCGCACCTGCAGATGGCCAAGCAGCTGCTCCGAGAGTAAGTGTAGCGTCCCCTTCCCTATCTCCATGATCACATGGTCGCACGCCGTTATAGGACCCTGCCCTTGACCTCCCCCCCATTGTGACACCAGCCTGTCCGGCGCGGTGCATCTCCTTCCCATGGAGCGCATGGAGCCAGGGTTCGAGGACATGGAACAGTTCACCCTGGACACGGAACACGTGGAGGAGCTGCTGCGGGTCATCGACTTCGGTGTGGGTGAGTCCAGCGCGCCGCCCTGACCGCCGGGGGACAAAGGGACTGAGACCCTGgcgtgacctttgacctgctcCCCCAGAGGACGAAGAAGACGgtgaggacgaggaggagaacgaggggGGAGATGAGGATGGCGACGAGGAGAGAGAACCTGGACAACGGGAAAGGTAggggaagagtgtgtgtgtgtgtgtgtgtgtgtgtgtgtgtgtgtgtgtgtgtctgtgtgtctgtgtgtctgtgtgtctgtgtgtctgtgtgcctgtgtgtgcttTCCCGCTGACCACGGTATACTCTGTTCCCGCAGCAGATTAGCAACGTCAAGCGGCAGCAGTGGAGTCGGCACTGAGAAGAGCCAACGTGTCCAGGACTGATGGtgcaaaacaggaagtgatgcgaGCCACGATGATTAGACGGCAGGAAATGAGGACGAGGGCACGGGTCTGCCGACGACTCGGGTCTCGCGCTCCTTGAGGCGGCGTGAGCTGGAAGCGCACGTTCACACACGTCCCCTTCGTGCCAATGGTTTCTTTAGATGAGAACGGGGCACTTCCTGGCAAACGGCGCCCCCGGTGGCCGGTGCTGTGAAGTGCCTCCACAACTGTCATGAGCGCCAAGTTCCCTCTTGAAACTCGCATAGTAAACGGCGCAAACTTGGATTTGTACTTTTGACTTTGTACTTTTTAACGTTGTTtatgcagatgatgatgatgatgatcaatAACTCTGCTTTTCCTCCACGTGCTGGATTGTTCTGCAAACGGACGGACTTTGAGATGCCGCGTAGCGGACGGGCCCAAGACCTGCTCCTGCACGAGTTCCCGCCGCTTGGTTTGTGAGCTGCTGTAATATTGCCCAGGGTTCGAGTGAGAGGCGCGGCTGTTCGGGGAGGGAGAGCACCAGCGCAAACGCACGTGACAATAAAGTGTTTGTGTTCAGGCTTTGCGTTTTTCACGGCTCCTTTTGCGGAGCGTGTCGTGGCGCGGTATCGCGCTGGCGTGCCATGCGGCCCCAGGAAAAGTACCATTGTTACCGCGGTGAGCTGTACGGCCCTGCGAAATGAGGTCGTTGACGGCCTTAACGTACTCGGCCGCGATGCCTCCGGGTCACCTTCGGCCACGGCCCGTCTCCCGCGCTCGAACCCGAGCCTAGAGCGCCGCCAAGACCGTCGGCTGGGACTACAGGCTTTGAGAACGCGTTTGCCCTGAATTACTGCTCGTTTTCGACCGGTCGCTCCCCTGGTGCTCGATGGACGTCCCCGAGACGCAGGCCTCACGGGGGCGCTCTGCGTTCGCAGCGCTGGAAACGCTGAGGACGAGCCGCCCGAGCCGGTGCAGGGCATCGCTGCGGGGGGTCGCTGTGAGGTATCGCTCCAGGCagggagcgtgtgtgtgtggggggcagggggggcaGTCCAGCATGAGACATTATccttttaccatttttactcTCCTCATCCTCCTGCTGAACTTCTGACTTTGTGTCCCAGCTGAACCTGCAAGACCAGATTGTCCTTCgtctgctgtgatggactgtagTTTGGGGACCCGTTTGGGGCCTGACCCTCGGCTCTACCGTCCCCTGCCACGGTCACTAGTGTGGCGTTTGACGGAAAGACAGCGCACGCAGGCACTcacgcgcacaaacacacacacacacgccgcgAATCCCAGAGTCCTACATGTGGAATTAGGCTGCCGATGCAAATTAGGCTGCGTCTGTCTAACGGGAAGACGGATAACGAGGCCTGTGGAGcagaagcaggaagtgggacACTTCCCCGGCGACACGGTCCAGCCGAACCCAGCACCCATTCTTTGtgtctgacctctgacccttggCCTAGCTTGCGCTGCTCCGCACATCTGGGCTGGAGGACCTCCGCAACGTCTGGCCTCTGGTGGTGAACCGGCCGGGGCCCAGAGATTCTGTCCACACCGCCCGTCCCCCTCAGTCCATCATGAGGACATTTATTCCCACAAACTGCAGTGACACTGGACTCCCACGAGGTGGCAGCAACCCCCCCCTCACCTTTTCCCGCTTTATTTCTCCACTCGTTGGATGTCACGTGGATCCACCGGTGTCTTGACTTTCTCTAAACGCTCCTCACCGGCTGTGCCTGCCTTGTCTCGCAGAAGACGCTGTGGACATCGAATGCTGtggcaacagctggaggtgcaggGCTACCAGCGGGTTCGAGaaccctggtgtgtgtgtgtgtgtgtatgtgtgtgtgtcggggtgGGATTGTCCTGCGGTCCATCTGGTGCATGTCAGTCGACAGAGACACCACCTGGGAGGTAAGGTGTGTCCCTCTGGGTCCCACGTGGCAACTTCACCAGTTCCCCTGACAGTGCGCCGAAGCAACGGAATGTGGAATAGAGCGAAAGACGGCAAGAACGGTCATGTCACTGGGGTGTTGTTTTAGGGTGGGGTTGAGAAGTTCCTGCATTTGTcacttgctcacacacacacacacacaacgggaGGGACAACATACGGGGTGGAGGGGCCGCGCTGTGGAACCTGCTCTGCAGGAACGCAAACACAAGTGTGGTTGTTGACAAAGGGCTGAGTGGCAGGTGAGGAGGGAGTGCAaccccccctcacacacacacacactttctgtcacacactcgcacacagaGGTTCCAGCTGGTCTGTGGCCCCCCACACAGGCAACCGTTGCAGATGTTGCACATGCTGATGCAAGCAAGGACTCTGGTTACACCAGAGCCTCAGCAAAGAGGGaaggcagggtgtgtgtgtgtgtgtgcgtgcgttcaTGTGTGCTAAAGGGGTGTGTGGCGCACAGAAGGGAAGCAGGGTTGTTCTGCTTGTCAACACTGATGGGCCGTTAactgctgctctgctttcccagctctgtgtgtgtgtgtctgtgtgtgcgcgcgcgtgtggtTTCCGCACAGTGAAACACCCCTGCGATAAGGCTGCCCGGCTGTTTGGTCTCAGCTCACGCGTGTGGTCGGACCGAGTTCACGGACCGCGGGGAGCAGCGAGGAGACCCTTCCGGTGCCTGGAGGGTTCGGGGTTCAAGGCCCGGCGCGAGAGACCCAGGTGTGGCCCGGACACCCGACGTCACCTGGCGCAGGGAGAGAACTCCCATAATCCCCTGCGCTTCGCTCTTGGCGCACAGGTTCGGCTGTGGAGCAGCTCAGTTCAGACCCCGTCTCTGCCGTAGGCGGTCGACCCGGCGGACTCAGAGCTCACTAGATACCGAACCCACAATATCCAGGGGACCCAGGATTCCCCTCAAACCCAGTGTTCCCAGTACAGCGgaggagcaggactggggtaCAAACACGGTTCTGGACCCCACACCTGCCTGCATCGGTGGCTCTGAAACACTACCTACGGTTCATGCAGAATCACTTCGAAAAGGGACTCGCGCGAGCTCGTTCCCCGAGAGCTGCTCAGATCCGGCGTAACAgggtaaaacaatgtaaatgtaatgtaaatgtaatgtaaatgtaaatcacgcAGTCCTTGCAGAATCCACTCCGTCTTTCGCAGGAGCCCGCGGTTTCCTCGCGGTGTGGTGTAGGGTGGGGTGGTGTGGTGTAgagtgggctgggggggggtcaaggGGGCGGGGCCTGCAAGCCCTCGCCTACCTCCAGCGCGACGAGTTGCCGCTCGCGCGTCGGGACGAGCGCACGCACCTGGCCGCTGCACGTCGCCTGCTCTGCGGGGGGCAACAGGGGGGCAGTAAGTGCGCGGACTTGGTGTTTCATAAGAAATAAGAGCAGTTTTCACACAGTGGACCTACAggtgtcaagtgtgtgtgtgtgtgtgtgtgtgtgagtgtgagagagagagagagagagagagagagagaaaagcgGAACTGTGCGTAGTTTGCGGACACATCGGCGCACCGCGCTGACCCAGAACTGACAGAACCGCGTAGGGACCGCTGTCCGGACCGGGGTTGAGGGGTGtgcggggctgggggggtgttCGCCTTTCATTCACTGCTGATATTCGAACAGAACCTCCtgcagagagaagagaagagaagagaagagagaaaaaggtGTGAGAACGAAGCGAAGGAGGAGAAAATTGAGTCACTTTGAGCAGGAAATCGTGACCCGACGGGCGGTTCTGCTGGACACCTGTGGTGCGGACATCATCTCATCCTATCCTGTCTCATCTCATCCCATCtaatctcatctcatctcatctgtGTCGCAGAACTCATGAGCCGTGACAagcgccccacacacacacacacttatggcACTGGTGTGTGAGGCGGGAGGTCCGGTGCGAAGGCCGCGCTGGGTTCCAGCAGACTCTGTGTTGCGTTCGCTCTCTTTCAAACTCTGGTCCCTCTTCCGGAGTCACaggatgtgatgtgatgtgatgtgtgtgtgtgtgtgtgtgtgtgtctggtttcTCTGAGGAGACCAGCAGCAGCGTTATTGCTTCCTGTttgtagaaaacacacacacacacagtgtttgtcAGCAGTGCTGCTCCAAGCGTGAAGCACAAGTAATTCCTGCAGCGATACGCAGATGTATAAAGTCGTAACAAAACCTTGTTTCAGGTGCAGCACTTGTgctcgtcgtcgtcgtcgtcgtcgttgtTGTTTATTTCTATTGTTGCCgttgtttttctctttcatttccaaCTTGAAAACACAGTTTGTCCGAAACCTGATCTAGGACCTGCCCTGCAGCACAGGTCACTGGAAGGAGAGGGTGTGACTGTGTGCGTCCAgcaggggggcgcagcggttaacGCTCTGGGCATGGCCCATCATAACCTGCTGGCGGAGGGTATTAAACGGTACTTGCTGGGGTTGCGGTCCAACACGCGAGCCATGGAAAGCGGAGGACGTCACCGCGGCTCGCTCCCAAGCCCCGCCCTCTGTCACCTGTGCGGGGGTGAGCACTGTGGACACATGAGGTCACACTGTGGACAGAGGGACACACCTTACCTGTTCATATTGAAATTTCGGGGCGGTCGGGCCTCGCCAGGTGCGCTCTTCCTTCCCGCCCTCCGCCCGACTTCTCCTGGCCGCGCGGCTGCGGCGACCTCCGGGCGTCCCTCTCCTGGAGCCGTCGTCAACGGTAACCGCAAACCGCGATGGGGACGTACGAGACCCGCGCGATGGTGGATGCGCGTGAAGGTTTCACCCTCGAACCCGTGAACGGAGGAAGCGCTTTTGCTATTCGCGCCGTGTTTTCCGTGTTTCACGTGGGGTTTATGGCTCCTGGCTTCGTCGTCACTTTTTCTCATCGCTTTAGTAGCCGCAGCGACGCGGACTCGTAGCCACGATGTAGCTCACGGTCCGATCAGAAGAGCTTCACCGCGGTGTTCTGCGCCCTTCGCATGTacgcatgtatgtatgtatttgtaaacGTGTGCTCATTTGATTGTGGAGGCATCGCACAGGTGTCTGCTGGGATGATAGAAATGTGACTTTACATGAGTGTATATGAGTGACGATGCAGATGTCCCGGGGCGATACACACGGTGTCGACCCCCGAGGTGTTCTCTAGCCTCCGACTTTACAAAAGATCAAATTGCAAAGTGTCGCAGATACAAGTAATCagataaactggaaaatgtgcgtcatttcattttcttcactta
This genomic interval from Scleropages formosus chromosome 23, fSclFor1.1, whole genome shotgun sequence contains the following:
- the LOC108931859 gene encoding E3 ubiquitin-protein ligase TRIM63-like isoform X1, whose product is MDFQSNIIQESRSMESLEKQLICPICLEIFSKPVVILPCQHNLCRKCANDVFQAANPYYSSRGTNITGGRFRCPSCRHEVVLDRHGVYGLQRNLLVENIIDIYKQESSSSPQPVKVKVQQPKCVEHEDEKINIYCITCEVPTCSMCKVFGAHKDCEVSPLHSVYQKQKTELSDSIAAMVAGNEHIQAIITQMESTSRSIEENGQHQKLLLSQKFDGLYAALEERKAELLARISAEQDSRTAQVRELVQSYRQRLESNSALVQNAISSMDEPGEANFLLMAKQLLRDLSGAVHLLPMERMEPGFEDMEQFTLDTEHVEELLRVIDFGVEDEEDGEDEEENEGGDEDGDEEREPGQRESRLATSSGSSGVGTEKSQRVQD
- the LOC108931859 gene encoding E3 ubiquitin-protein ligase TRIM63-like isoform X3 → MDFQSNIIQESRSMESLEKQLICPICLEIFSKPVVILPCQHNLCRKCANDVFQAANPYYSSRGTNITGGRFRCPSCRHEVVLDRHGVYGLQRNLLVENIIDIYKQESSSSPQPVKVKVQQPKCVEHEDEKINIYCITCEVPTCSMCKVFGAHKDCEVSPLHSVYQKQKTELSDSIAAMVAGNEHIQAIITQMESTSRSIEENGQHQKLLLSQKFDGLYAALEERKAELLARISAEQDSRTAQVRELVQSYRQRLESNSALVQNAISSMDEPGEANFLLMAKQLLRDLSGAVHLLPMERMEPGFEDMEQFTLDTEHVEELLRVIDFGVEDEEDGEDEEENEGGDEDGDEEREPGQRERLATSSGSSGVGTEKSQRVQD
- the LOC108931859 gene encoding E3 ubiquitin-protein ligase TRIM63-like isoform X2, whose product is MDFQSNIIQESRSMESLEKQLICPICLEIFSKPVVILPCQHNLCRKCANDVFQAANPYYSSRGTNITGGRFRCPSCRHEVVLDRHGVYGLQRNLLVENIIDIYKQESSSPQPVKVKVQQPKCVEHEDEKINIYCITCEVPTCSMCKVFGAHKDCEVSPLHSVYQKQKTELSDSIAAMVAGNEHIQAIITQMESTSRSIEENGQHQKLLLSQKFDGLYAALEERKAELLARISAEQDSRTAQVRELVQSYRQRLESNSALVQNAISSMDEPGEANFLLMAKQLLRDLSGAVHLLPMERMEPGFEDMEQFTLDTEHVEELLRVIDFGVEDEEDGEDEEENEGGDEDGDEEREPGQRESRLATSSGSSGVGTEKSQRVQD